GCAGCCGAGCCATCGGACTTCCCGCCCCGACTGCAATCTGCGCCTCGCCTCTAAAACCGGATGCGGTGCCCTTTGGTGGCCCCGTCTAGGATGTCTCCTGGCAGGAGGAGAGCAACTTTGGGCGCCCCTCTCGGAGGCGAAGTGGGCCCAGCGCTTTAAGGGGGCCAGAGGAAGGCCGGCGCCTGTGAGCAGTGTGCAGGCCTTTCTGGGCTCTCCCATGGCCTGGGCTGGGGCTGAAGGGGATGGAGCCGCAGCACAATGGATCATCGGCCAACCGGAGTGTGCCCATCGGCCTTCCCTACACGCCCCTGGAGACGGCGCTCATCCTGCTGGCGGTGCTGGCCATGGCCTGTGTGACACTGATGGGGAACGTGCTGGTGGTACTGGCCGTGTGCACCAGCCGGGCACTCCGGGCTCCTCAGAACCTCTTCTTGGTCTCTCTGGCCGTGGCGGACATCCTGGTGGCCACCCtcattctccctttctccttggcCAATGAGGTCATGGACTACTGGTGCTTTGGCAACCTCTGGTGCCGGCTCTACCTGTCGCTGGACGTGCTCTTCTGCACCTCCTCCATCATGCACCTCTGTGCCATCAGCCTGGATCGGTACTGGGCGGTCACCCGGGCCGCCCGGTACAACCTCAAAAGGAGTCCCCGGAGGATCAAGGCCACCATCGCCTTTGTCTGGGTCATTGCTGCCTTCGTCGCCTTGCCGCCTCTTTTCAAGACATCACCCGAGGACAATGTGTGTTTGCTCAACGACGACACCTGGTATGTGCTGGCTTCCTGTTCGGCCTCCTTCTTTGCCCCCTGCCTCATCATGGTGGCCGTCTACTGCCGGATCTACCAAGTGGCCAAGCGCAGCAACTCTGTGGTCATTGCAGCGAGGCGGGCCTCTCATCCCACCTTCAACTCAGTGGGCAAGTGTGACGCCAGGAGGGTGAGCATCCAGCAGCACTCGGAGGAAGGGCAGACCGAAGTCTCCGAGCTCAGCCAGCTTGCCCACATCCGGCCAAGCGTGCCCCATCTCTCTTGGCAAAGGAGGATGGTGGAAGAGATGGGCAACAGTGGGGCCAGCCCAGGCAAGACCCCACAGCTCTCTTGGTCTGTGCCCTCCTGCCAACAGAAGCGCAGAAGTCGGGACCTGCCCCTCTCCCCTGGCCAGCAGAGGCGCCGAAGTCGGGACATGTCCTTCTCCACCCACCGGCTGATGCAGGCCCGGGAGCGCAGGTTCACTTTTGTCCTGGCTTTCATCATTGGAGCATTTGTGCTCTGTTGGTTTCCGTTCTTCTTCATGTACAGCCTCGAATCTGTGCTCGGGGAAGACTGCTGCATCTCCAGGACTGTCTTCAAAGTCTTCTTCTGGATCGGTTACTGCAACAGCAGCTTCAACCCTATCATTTACACTATCTTCAACCGGGACTTCCGCAGAGCCTTCCAGCACCTTCTGTCCCGGGCTGATCCACTTCGGCGTCGAAAATGAGAATCTTGGCAGAGCTTTAGTGGAGTGTGTAAGTGAGAAAGACAGTAGTGCACAGAACCTTGCAGGCCTGGGATGATAAAACAGGTAACTGGTCGGCTCTGGCTGATGAACTGATAAAGCAAGAGTTGCACGCCAGTGGCATAAGCGTGCCAAGTGATGCACTTAGGTTATTTGGCCTGCCATTACTGTGCCAAGTGATATGTTAAGTTTATGTGGCCTGGTAGTGGCCTAGAATTCAGTTTACATTTTTGTCTGCCTCACCAAAAAGAAAATGGCCTTGTGgttggagagatgggccacaaAACTTCTCTTTTGATTTGTGGAAGAATTCCCACAAAGTGTAGCCACTCCTGCAAGAAAAGTAAGCATGTTTGTGATCTGCTCTCTGCTGCCTCCGCTTTGGGGCTTTAGTTCAGACACAGAGATCCATGTTCTGAAATATGTAGCTCTTCTTAATACAAAACTGTTCTCAGTCCTGAAAGCTTCACACCATTTGAGCTGCTGTGTTGTACAGGGGAGAATAGCAGGAGGACTGCGAGTAGAAAGATTAAATGCGGTGACTTATTTCTGTGTTAGGACTGAGGATCTcaactgcttctcctccttcaaAATACTTTATCAAAATAATGGCAGTgggattttatttgttttgtctaCTCAGACGAGAAGTTTCCAAAATTCACAAAGGTCTTCATAAACAGGATAGGAAAGATTGGATATAgggagtccccgagttacaaacaactcatagttaagaatgggggtgagacaacaggaagtcagagaaatctaccactcgatcagaaaggaaattcactcctgaaagagtgatcatggggaaatgggaaaaggtgtttccactggagctttagcaccaatccttgttttcacattttatttatcatgtcaggagtgaaccaaaacagttgtattgcattaaaaacaaacaaacaaacaaacagagcacatgagagaagcctccctgcaggattgcaagatatccgggtgtcccccggtcaacgtcttcgtagactgctgattctctcactccagaagtgaccagaagcgacttgtttccacaacaagccacatttttcaaaatccaattgtcactgGGAGAGAGAGtgatggtttttttccccatgtcaggagagacttgagaaactacgagtcacttctgatgtgaaaaaattggccatctgcaaggatgttgcccaggggacgcccagatgtttgatgttttaccatccttgtgggaggcttctcccatgccctcacatgggagctggagctgacagaggcagctcaacccgctctccccagatttgaacagtcctgctggcacaagggtttaacccattgtgccaccaggagctccagaaagtgaggtgaaatctttggaacaggggcacagacagcaaaacaaacaccctttccttacatacacatacacattcaactttagaacaaacctacagaacctatcttgtttgtaacttggggacagcctgtatTTGAAAAGGAATCGAAtgtgaatccctctttgaaggtgagagggtcggtatataaaacctcgaaataaataataaataaataaatgtgggccAGAGCAAAAGGGAAAGATTCACTCAAATGTTTAAAAGAAGCGCGGGCATATGAAGAGTATAAGAAGTGACTTTCAGATGGGAGATCGGGGTAATAACCCACTATCATTAGCTTTAGGTAGTTCACAAACTGGAGATATAGCCATATTCATTTGTTTGACCTCTGTGTCTCACAGATGGAGGCACACTGCCTCCCAACATGGTTTCTGTATCACTTTTGGGCCTAAAATGCTGTATTTGTGGCCTACACCCTCCTCAGAGAGAGCAGAAATACAGGGAGGCTTGGCAATGTCATTTATCTCTGCAGGGCACTGGGTGCAGGAGTAGAAAACAAACACATGAACAAGAGACTGGTATCTCTATGTAACTTTGCAGAATATGTAGAAGAAGCCTGATGGAAAGTTGTTTTTTCCTTGGGAGCAGATTTCCTTCAGGGACACAGGTAGTTCTGGGAGAAACCTATTCTGTTCACTATTTGTTCACCCTGTCCCTAGTTTCGGGGACGGAGCTCTGGGCTTTTGGGATGTCTGCCTTGTGTCTCTGCCTAGCCTGTCTGTTTGCAGATCAGAGAAAAGCTCGGCACCGCAAAAGGGAGATCAGACGTTGAATGAGTCAGTCAGCCATCTGGCTTCGGGTCTGGGAAACATTGCCCCAGATCCCAAAGCTGGGCAGATGCCAGCAAAAGACATTGAAAAATGGCTTTCTGTCAGTCACACTGTGTCCAGGGGACTTGTTGACTGTTTTGGGTGAGGCAAGGGCTCTGCCTTGTGATAGGATCCTGGGATGTTTAACTTTAAAGATATGACTTTTTCCTATACTCAGGCCCCGGGATGTTTCCAGCTGGTGATGCTGCTCCAGCTGTATTTGCTCTTCTGGTTTTGGTCACACTGGGCTGACAAATAGGGCACTCCATGATGTTAGGTAGAGATTGCAGGCAGTACCTGCATCCAGCTACTTGGGGCACAttaatactgtagaattaatgcagttcgatagttcaatgctatgacaTCATTCCAAGACAATGACAAGATGTCATAGCATTGTCCTGGAATTATGCAAGattttttagctttctctgccaaggagtgcaaatcttaacaaactacaaaccccaggattccatagtatgaggccatggctgttaaagtgctgTGAAACTATATTAATTGTACAGCACAGATGCAACCTTGGAGATGCCTGGCTTTTTCTGTTACTCAAGGTTTTTTTGTAGCAGTATGTTAGTTGGGGCTGAATCCGTAGCACAGGTGTCTGTTCTTTCTAATGTGTGCTTCCCAAATCTCAGGACCAAGGACCTGTTTCTTATTTCTCCCCTCCCCTACATTGCATATTTCCACACACAACCTTCCTAAATACTGCAAGAGGTGGAGTGGACTCAGGTACAAGTTTCAACTACTCCATTCCTGAATTTGTATTTAGATAACCCGTCCCATTTCACTGTCTTTTAATCACTGTGTGTCAGGCACACATTCAACAGAGGCA
This genomic interval from Anolis sagrei isolate rAnoSag1 chromosome 2, rAnoSag1.mat, whole genome shotgun sequence contains the following:
- the LOC132769058 gene encoding alpha-2Da adrenergic receptor-like encodes the protein MEPQHNGSSANRSVPIGLPYTPLETALILLAVLAMACVTLMGNVLVVLAVCTSRALRAPQNLFLVSLAVADILVATLILPFSLANEVMDYWCFGNLWCRLYLSLDVLFCTSSIMHLCAISLDRYWAVTRAARYNLKRSPRRIKATIAFVWVIAAFVALPPLFKTSPEDNVCLLNDDTWYVLASCSASFFAPCLIMVAVYCRIYQVAKRSNSVVIAARRASHPTFNSVGKCDARRVSIQQHSEEGQTEVSELSQLAHIRPSVPHLSWQRRMVEEMGNSGASPGKTPQLSWSVPSCQQKRRSRDLPLSPGQQRRRSRDMSFSTHRLMQARERRFTFVLAFIIGAFVLCWFPFFFMYSLESVLGEDCCISRTVFKVFFWIGYCNSSFNPIIYTIFNRDFRRAFQHLLSRADPLRRRK